The following coding sequences lie in one Rutidosis leptorrhynchoides isolate AG116_Rl617_1_P2 chromosome 6, CSIRO_AGI_Rlap_v1, whole genome shotgun sequence genomic window:
- the LOC139855455 gene encoding transcription factor TCP4-like, with product MGENFNYHNNHQQLINSQQQDDKTTTTNILKRVGLRNSGRVGGEIVEVEGGHIIRSTGRKDRHSKVCTAKGPRDRRVRLSAHTAIQFYDVQDRLGYDRPSKAVDWLIKKAKSAIDELAELPPWKPTADLSTSILNFEHNPDEDIVDNLMGNNQNLKFMPRSIDNIKSFFPMGGGGGSSTPPPENNISSGMQFHNRFSGSNFNQNQNQDLKLSLQSFQDPDLQPHQQSEHGNSNNVYYDGSSWPDNDGFSGYVPLQTTSFLQPLLFGQTQQQTANNQLLFDYISQRGPLQSSNTPSVRAWVDPPSFNAVGFDQHQTLNFHNPSSVPGFTSGMGGFSGFNVPAKIQGDHEEHDGLSDKPSSASSDSHH from the coding sequence ATGGGAGAAAATTTTAACTATCATAACAACCACCAACAGTTAATTAACAGCCAGCAACAAGATGATAAAACTACAACAACAAATATATTAAAGAGAGTTGGATTAAGAAACAGTGGGCGTGTTGGTGGAGAGATTGTAGAAGTTGAAGGCGGTCACATTATAAGGTCAACGGGCCGAAAAGATAGACATAGCAAGGTGTGTACAGCAAAAGGACCAAGAGACCGCCGTGTACGGTTGTCGGCACATACTGCTATACAATTCTATGATGTTCAAGATCGGTTGGGTTATGACCGACCAAGTAAAGCAGTTGACTGGCTTATTAAAAAAGCTAAATCCGCCATTGATGAACTTGCTGAGCTGCCACCATGGAAACCTACTGCTGATTTAAGTACATCAATTTTGAATTTTGAGCACAACCCAGATGAGGATATTGTTGATAATCTAATGGGTAACAATCAAAATTTGAAATTTATGCCTCGATCTATTGATAATATCAAATCTTTTTTCccgatgggtggtggtggtgggtcatCTACTCCGCCGCCGGAAAACAATATTTCTTCAGGTATGCAATTTCATAACAGATTTTCAGGAAGTAATTTCAATCAGAATCAGAATCAAGATCTAAAGCTTTCACTACAATCATTTCAAGATCCGGATCTTCAACCCCACCAACAAAGTGAACATGGTAACAGTAATAATGTTTACTATGATGGTTCCAGTTGGCCGGATAATGATGGGTTTAGTGGATACGTGCCTTTACAGACGACGTCGTTTCTGCAGCCATTGTTGTTTGGCCAAACACAACAACAAACAGCAAACAATCAGTTGTTGTTTGATTATATTTCTCAGAGGGGACCCCTTCAGTCCAGCAACACACCTTCGGTTCGTGCTTGGGTCGACCCACCCTCGTTTAATGCGGTGGGTTTTGACCAACATCAAACCCTGAATTTTCATAACCCATCTTCTGTTCCCGGATTTACTTCGGGCATGGGCGGATTTTCAGGGTTTAATGTTCCTGCAAAAATCCAAGGTGACCATGAAGAACATGATGGATTGTCTGACAAGCCGTCATCTGCTTCTTCAGACTCTCACCATTAA